One Leopardus geoffroyi isolate Oge1 chromosome E1, O.geoffroyi_Oge1_pat1.0, whole genome shotgun sequence genomic window, ggggggggggggggggggggggggggggggggggggggggggggggggggggggggggggggggggggggggggggggggggggggggggggggggggggggggggggggggggggggggggggggggggggggggggggggggggggggggggggggggggggggggggggggggggggggggggggggggggggggggggggggggggggggggggggggggggggggggggggggggggggggggggggggggggggggggggggggggggggggggggggggggggggggggggggggggggggggggggggggggggggggggggggggggggggggggggggggggggggggggggggggggggggggggggggggggggggggggggggggggggggggggggggggggggggggggggggggggggggggggggggggggggggggggggggggggggggggggggggggggggggggggggggggggggggggggggggggggggggggggggggggggggggggggggggggggggggggggggggggggggggggggggggggggggggggggggggggggggggggggggggggggggggggggggggggggggggggggggggggggggggggggggggggggggggggggggggggggggggggggggggggggggggggggggggggggggggggggggggggggggggggggggggggggggggggggggggggggggggggggggggggggggggggggggggggggggggggggggggggggggggggggggggggggggggggggggggggggggggggggggggggggggggggggggggggggggggggggggggggggggggggggggggggggggggggggggggggggggggggggggggggggggggggggggggggggggggggggggggggggggggggggggggggggggggggggggggggggggggggggggggggggggggggggggggggggggggggggggggggggggggggggggggggggggggggggggggggggggggggggggggggggggggggggggggggggggggggggggggggggggggggggggggggggggggggggggggggggggggggggggggggggggggggggggggggggggggggggggggggggggggggggggggggggggggggggggggggggggggggggggggggggggggggggggggggggggggggggggggggggggggggggggggggggggggggggggggggggggggggggggggggggggggggggggggggggggggggggggggggggggggggggggggggggggggggggggggggggggggggggggggggggggggggggggggggggggggggggggggggggggggggggggggggggggggggggggggggggggggggggggggggggggggggggggggggggggggggggggggggggggggggggggggggggggggggggggggggggggggggggggggggggggggggggggggggggggggggggggggggggggggggggggggggggggggggggggggggggggggggggggggggggggggggggggggggggggggggggggggggggggggggggggggggggggggggggggggggggggggggggggggggggggggggggggggggggggggggggggggggggggggggggggggggggggggggggggggggggggggggggggggggggggggggggggggggggggggggggggggggggggggggggggggggggggggggggggggggggggggggggggggggggggggggggggggggggggggggggggggggggggggggggggggggggggggggggggggggggggggggggggggggggggggggggggggggggggggggggggggggggggggggggggggggggggggggggggggggggggggggggggggggggggggggggggggggggggggggggggggggggggggggggggggggggggggggggggggggggggggggggggggggggggggggggggggggggggggggggggggggggggggggggggggggggggggggggggggggggggggggggggggggggggggggggggggggggggggggggggggggggggggggggggggggggggggggggggggggggggggggggggggggggggggggggggggggggggggggggggggggggggggggggggggggggggggggggggggggggggggggggggggggggggggggggggggggggggggggggggggggggggggggggggggggggggggggggggggggggggggggggggggggggggggggggggggggggggggggggggggggggggggggggggggggggggggggggggggggggggggggggggggggggggggggggggggggggggggggggggggggggggggggggggggggggggggggggggggggggggggggggggggggggggggggggggggggggggggggggggggggggggggggggggggggggggggggggggggggggggggggggggggggggggggggggggggggggggggggggggggggggggggggggggggggggggggggggggggggggggggggggggggggggggggggggggggggggggggggggggggggggggggggggggggggggggggggggggggggggggggggggggggggggggggggggggggggggggggggggggggggggggggggggggggggggggggggggggggggggggggggggggggggggggggggggggggggggggggggggggggggggggggggggggggggggggggggggggggggggggggggggggggggggggggggggggggggggggggggggggggggggggggggggggggggggggggggggggggggggggggggggggggggggggggggggggggggggggggggggggggggggggggggggggggggggggggggggggggggggggggggggggggggggggggggggggggggggggggggggggggggggggggggggggggggggggggggggggggggggggggggggggggggggggggggggggggggggggggggggggggggggggggggggggggggggggggggggggggggggggggggggggggggggggggggggggggggggggggggggggggggggggggggggggggggggggggggggggggggggggggggggggggggggggggggggggggggggggggggggggggggggggggggggggggggggggggggggggggggggggggggggggggggggggggggggggggggggggggggggggggggggggggggggggggggggggggggggggggggggggggggggggggggggggggggggggggggggggggggggggggggggggggggggggggggggggggggggggggggggggggggggggggggggggggggggggggggggggggggggggggggggggggggggggggggggggggggggggggggggggggggggggggggggggggggggggggggggggggggggggggggggggggggggggggggggggggggggggggggggggggggggggggggggggggggggggggggggggggggggggggggggggggggggggggggggggggggggggggggggggggggggggggggggggggggggggggggggggggggggggggggggggggggggggggggggggggggggggggggggggggggggggggggggggggggggggggggggggggggggggggggggggggggggggggggggggggggggggggggggggggggggggggg contains:
- the LOC123603153 gene encoding basic proline-rich protein-like, coding for PPPPPPPPPPPPPPPPPPPPPPPPPPPPPPPPPPPPPPPPPPPPPPPPPPPPPPPPPPPPPPPPPPPPPPPPPPPPPPPPPPPPPPPPPPPPPPPPPPPPPPPPPPPPPPPPPPPPPPPPPPPPPPPPPPPPPPPPPPPPPPPPPPPPPPPPPPPPPPPPPPPPPPPPPPPPPPPPPPPPPPPPPPPPPPPPPPPPPPPPPPPPPPPPPPPPPPPPPPPPPPPPPPPPPPPPPPPPPPPPPPPPPPPPPPPPPPPPPPPPPPPPPPPPPPPPPPPPPPPPPPPPPPPPPPPPPPPPPPPPPPPPPPPPPPPPPPPPPPPPPPPPPPPPPPPPPPPPPP